One part of the Patescibacteria group bacterium genome encodes these proteins:
- a CDS encoding ferric reductase-like transmembrane domain-containing protein encodes MNRKYILWGVFLLNLAIIIFFWQLGSREIILTEPLIAFGRLSGLLAVLLILIQLILISRFDYLEKAVSLDKLLVIHGLNGFLSFFLIILHPILLIIGYGKRTNNAFFQQLQSFVLYWDEVGMAVLGTIVFIAATIISLNLIKNKIKYEFWYLSHLFLYLAILWAYGHQLEVGHSLQNTIFAIYWYVIYFIVIAILVWYRFLRPVWRFKKHLFRVAEIKRENDSVRSVYIKGQNMENYKIAAGQFFLLRFINRRAWYEEHPFSLSGQIRDNTLQFTIKALGDFSSKLEEKVKVGDPVILDGPHGSFVSAKIKRDKVLMIAGGIGITPIKAMIEELGQQAKDIILICANKSLKEIVFKEELAALTQLNPRLKIFHILSQEKIDGYDYGRLDLEKITKFSPDLTERDIFICGPEMMTKSIIKILKTLKIKKSQIYWEKFSW; translated from the coding sequence TAACTGAACCGCTGATTGCCTTCGGTCGCCTAAGCGGCTTGCTGGCTGTCTTGCTCATACTAATACAACTGATTTTGATTAGCCGTTTTGATTACCTAGAAAAAGCAGTCAGTCTTGATAAATTATTAGTCATCCACGGACTTAATGGTTTTTTAAGCTTCTTCTTAATTATCTTGCACCCCATACTACTCATCATTGGGTATGGCAAAAGGACCAATAATGCCTTTTTCCAGCAACTACAAAGCTTTGTTCTATATTGGGACGAAGTAGGGATGGCTGTTTTAGGAACGATCGTCTTTATTGCAGCCACCATCATATCCCTCAATCTAATCAAGAACAAAATCAAATATGAATTTTGGTATTTAAGCCATTTATTCTTATACCTAGCCATCCTTTGGGCCTACGGTCACCAACTAGAGGTCGGCCATAGCTTACAAAATACCATCTTCGCAATTTATTGGTATGTCATCTATTTTATAGTGATTGCAATTTTAGTCTGGTATCGTTTCTTGCGGCCAGTTTGGCGATTCAAAAAACACCTATTCAGGGTGGCTGAAATAAAAAGGGAAAACGATTCAGTCCGCTCCGTCTATATCAAAGGCCAAAACATGGAAAATTATAAGATAGCCGCTGGACAATTCTTCCTCTTGCGCTTTATTAATCGCCGCGCCTGGTATGAAGAGCATCCCTTTTCTTTAAGTGGTCAAATCCGTGACAACACCCTGCAATTCACCATTAAAGCCCTGGGAGATTTTAGCTCCAAACTAGAAGAAAAGGTTAAAGTAGGAGACCCGGTCATTTTAGATGGCCCCCACGGATCTTTTGTGTCTGCTAAAATTAAAAGGGATAAAGTTTTAATGATAGCTGGCGGTATAGGCATTACCCCGATAAAAGCAATGATTGAGGAGCTTGGCCAACAAGCTAAGGATATTATTTTAATCTGCGCCAACAAAAGCCTAAAAGAAATTGTATTTAAAGAAGAGCTAGCCGCTTTAACCCAGCTTAACCCTCGACTCAAGATCTTCCACATTCTCAGCCAAGAAAAAATTGATGGCTATGATTATGGCCGGCTTGACCTGGAAAAGATCACTAAATTTTCCCCCGATTTAACAGAAAGGGATATTTTTATCTGCGGCCCTGAAATGATGACTAAAAGCATCATTAAGATTCTCAAAACCCTTAAAATAAAAAAATCCCAGATATACTGGGAAAAATTCAGTTGGTAA